AATCCTAGGCAGTGTCATGGCTCTTTTCTGTTTATGGTCAAATCACTTAGTCTAATTACACTCCATTTCTTTCTTGGGACCTGAAATCATCATGAAAACCTTTTATATACACAGATTTATCTTCCCCTAAGAAACTCTGACTTCTGccagaaatcaaaaaattccaaGGCCTACTCATCCAGGAAATGTTAGGTCAGATCTTGCAATCACCTCtattaaagaaaactaaacagCTACATCAGGAAGTAGGTAATAAAAGGCAGATCACATTTAGACAAAGACATGGTTacttttttatttgaagaaaaaaaagtatgttttaatAAATACTGCAGAAACATTGACCAAACAAACATACAAAGTGacttcaacatttaaaaaactgcaaCGAaagttctgctttataacagttataacttattttctttttacaatatttaaatacagaaagCACTTGCCAGCTATTTCGTAATACTGCCCAAAGCATAATGCTGCATCAATCAAAGCATAGCATGTTGGTAAAATGTCTGTATTTCGTGGGAAATGACTGGAATGGTATTTTCTTGCAGAGACAAAACAAAGTGCTCGTAAGACACAGACTGAATGTTGTAATTACCTTAATCTCCTCTCCTGCCACAACTGAATGGGAGCACAGCTTCAACACTTCAAAAATGAAGCTTTATCATTGGAAAGAAAGCTCGTTTTCAACAAGCGCCAACAATAAAAAGGTCAGATCTGGTTTCTTCTCTGAAAGAAGCTCTAAAAGTAACTGGTCAAAAAATACCtgtaaactattttaaatgctGACTCTTTTATGTAACGATAGAGATAAAGTATCAAACACGGGCCTTGGTGGAATCTGGTTAAGTGAGGTTTAGCAATCGCTCTCTAGAAATGCCCTAGGATAGTGTCAGGACTGACATTACGTAACTGTCCTCTAAGGATTCTCGAAAGCTTGGATCAGAGGGTCCTTCTGTATCATGTTCACTGAAAGAAAGTGAAATAGACTGATCATCAGATACTGCCAACTTCGGAGCTTCATCCCAAAAGAGGTTTTTTGCTTTGTACTTCTTTTGGTATCTTAATTCCAGACGGCTTAACTCACAAACTGTGCTTTCTGCTACTAACCTTCATTCGTTGTTATCTCTTCAGGTGAAAATAGtacctacatttttttcccccttggaccATTCCATGACGTCAAACCAAGACACCTTTTATTTGACTTTGCATTTTTATCAacgatggcaaaaaaaaaaaaaaaaaaatcacacactcTCTTTTCTAAACAGCACACAAAAATATCACATTGAGCAATTTACCACTTTTTAATGACAATCACAAGGATGAAAAGAACCATCAGACTGAATAAAAATTGACACTTTTTCTAGCTGACCTATTCGATCTTGGTAGTGCTGGTCTGCATATCTTGCAAGACTGCAAAAGCCTTTTTTGAGAACCATCTCGCTCAGCTATCTTCAGGATGGCAAGATTTCAAAGCCTCACCAACTTTTCCTCTGGATATCCCATGGGTCCTGATccaatttccattttaatgatgAGCTAGGAGGAAATTAGATCACATCCTCTAGAAAACTAAATGCTAAGGTCACAGTGCCAGTTCCCCAATGAGGACGGTGTATTAATATATACTTTTTGTAAAGGAgattaaaacacttaaaaattaaatcaaagtaGAGATCCATGAATAGATtgtaacaaagaaaacaaaaacgcaAGCACCATTCAGAGCGTGGTTTTTCTTCTTGGAGGTACTCGCATTCCTCCTCCTCAACCTCTAGCCCATCTGAATCTCTCTTTTTTGGCATATTTTTCAAGTCACACTTCAAAACTCTTCAATGAACTCACTTCTCATCGCTTGTTCTACATGCCGAACCTAAGGACAGGATTCCAAAAAGATGAGCATCCTTCCAAATGCCTCCTAAGCCTCCAGAATACGTGACTTTGGCTGTGCACTTTGCTCAGacttcacctttttttttgttgttggtggtggtgttttccACACTAGGTTTCCTTGTCCTCATTAAAGATAACCAGAGATTCACATCACAGTGCAACTCTTGGCTTTGTCCTTTCGTAAGTCCGTAGCCACTGCGGAGAGTTCTGGTCTGCTGGGCATGTGTGAAATCCGCTTTGTCGCCCTCTGCGATTTGTTCCGCTTAACgtttttatttgtcttgtttaCACATGCCAAGGTGGCCACATGAAAAATGTCTCTGACACTATTTTCTGACTGTAAAGCCGAGCATTCGATGTAAGTAGCTGCTCCGATCTGTTTGGCCATATTTGCCCCCTGAGAAGCAAAAAAACGGGCTGTGATCACCAATAAGTCTTCGGGGAAGTGTGTCTTCTAACACCACGAAATAATTGCATAGCAAAATATTTCTAATGTTAACTGAATTTTCTAAGTATTGACgaaaaacaattttttacatTTGAACTGCcgtatttattatttcataaatatttgcagCCAAGACCCAATCCTAAGATGTCCAATTACCATCACTCAGTAGACACTGCTTGACTTCCCAGAGGTGCTAAAGGCTGATCTAATGTCATTGGGTCATCAATAAACAAGGGCCACGATCATGAAGTAGTTAGTATGGGTGATTCTAAGAATTACCCAGAGAATCTTACTATTGGAAGAGAGTAAAAAAGCTGAAGACCATGAATGTAAATGCTCTGGCAGGGTGATCTGGTCCCTTGAGCCTGTTCCAGCACCTCATGGGGCactcaatttctcttttcttgagcGTAAATGGCACTCAAGACTAATAGACAAGCTGTACAAAAAACAGGGGTAAGAGAATTTAGAATCAATTTTGAAACGTATATGATTATGTCTTAGGGACAAAATGAATTGTGGAAAGGAATAATACTGTTCTAGCATCTACAACTTACTTAGGAGACACAAAATATGTAATTTCTAAATGTGGACCAGACAACCAGTGGACACAATAATAAGCATGTGTGCATCAAAATGACTTATTTAAATAGCCAGATTTTTGTTAATTGGAATGAAGGACAAAGAAGACCACAGTATGAATGGTCAAACgatgaatacaaaataaaattctagctGTTTCAACATGAACTCTCTTTAGAATCTGGTTGTTAAGTTTTAAGAGAATGAACTTCTGAAACCAATTCTCCTCCTTTCTAAACGCTTGAGGGAAATGCGTGCAGAAATGATGAAACTCTAAAAGACAGTTTTCTGGAGTGCTCCATTTTACTGACAATGGCCTTTTTAAAGTATTGTATTGTGTTGCTGAGTGTAAAATAAGATTAACTTTAAGAGTAATACTTTAAGAGTATTACTGATTTTGACCACATTCTCTCTTAAATCTATTTCACTTTAAGCCCAGTGAGAGTTGCAGAGATACAGAGGGTTGACTATGAGCCACTGTTTCTGCACTCAAGTGATCAAATATCATGTGAGTCCCCTACCGAATGACAGagcatttcacattttaaaggattttttttccaaacgcgtcttatatacacacacacacatgaatccTTACACAGTCAACtgctaaataaatattggaaagcTTTTTGAGAGAGTCCAGAATCAAAGTATCACCACAATTTCAGCCAAACCTTTTCCCAGATCACTTTGGTGCTCACTTGGCAGTTTTTACATTAATCTGAGCAATGGGCTTCCAGGAAGGGGCTGGGATAGTTGCTCTGAAGGCAGAGGCACAGAAACGCCAGCCCTTCTCATCTGTGTTTACAGATGGTCACGACCTGGACACATGGTGTTCATTCTGcatctcaggaaaaaaaggggCTAGCGCCTGGCCTTGACCCCTGGTTGAGTCTTTAGAAAAGCagctacttttcattttatttactatgAATGATGTTCCATTTCTGACATTCTAACATCTATGTGTGCCCACTGACTACATACGTACCTGGTCATAGGACACTGGGGTCTGCCTGTGGTTTGAGAGCTCTACTAATGTACTGACATCTGTCCGAAGATCAGATTTGCAGCCGACCAAGAGCATTTTGGTGTTGGGACAAAACTCCTGGATTTCACCTTTCCACTATGGgggggaaaagaagatgaaaaattaaCAAAGTGCTGGCATCCATAAAGTGGAAAACAAGTTCTCCACTGGCAGGCATTGGAAATGGGACTCAAAAAggacatttaaaagaaattgtcACTTCAGATGAAGAAGCAAACTTGCATTTATCTTCTACGTAGATATTAAATGTTACTGCTTTTTAAAGTGGATCCATTAGGGAACCATATTCTTCTTCTCTGTGACTCATTAACTGTCCCTACTGCAAGAGACTTGTTGGGTGTTGTGAGAAAGTAACTAAGGCAATTTCTTAATTATTGTGGTATCTCTGAAAGATAAAAGTGCCTTAAGAATAATTATACATTCTAACAAGTGACTACATCCTCGGATATGTTCAGCTGGTACTTCCCAGCATGGAAGACCGGGAATAAGGCAGAGCCAACACAAGCACAGATATACGTTCACTAATCCCACCTAGAAAGACTGAGCAGCCACCGTGTGCTGAAATCTCTATTGAGATTTCAGAGACTGGAGATAGAGTTAATTAATAGGACAGAATGTCCTGCCTTTAAGGAGCTTCCATTGGGGTGGCTGAATCAACAAAGACCATGACATTTGCAAAGGCCCATCTCAGGTTATCAGGGAGGCATCTGGTCCCATGGCTCATATGTCCTTGAGTTAGTCTTAGATTACGTAAGTTATTAATTTAGTCTACTTTGGCTAGTTGTTTCATGACCCAACAAGAACTCTTAGAACCTCCAGAAATGCCTGGCGGGGAATTCCAATTGTCCTCTTAAAGAGCAAATGCATGACTTTTTGTGGTTTCACTTCCTCAAGCTTGAGATGACCATCAGGGTGAGAGTCAGGAGTTCAGAGTGTTCACAGGAGAGCTCAGCTCAGGGGCCGAGATCGGGAATCTGCGCCTGCCTCTGCCTGCCCACATTCACAAATACGTATTCAGTGCTCTGCTAAATACTGTGGTGGTTACAGGGATGATTAAGATGTAGCTGAGTCTTCCAGAAAGGAATTCACAGGAGAGTGGGGGTGATGAAGTCATGTCTGTAATACTAGATAAAAGTGACATCCTGCAGGAGTAATTTAAAAGACCTCTAGAGGAGACATCTCCAGATCTAGAACTGTGGGCAATGAACTCTAGTCCAAAGTACACCCGTGGATTGAAGGGCATAATACATACTTTCCATAAGAGCCTAATTTATCCACCAACTCCTCCCTCccgccttccccctccctctcccaccctctcccaccctccctccccctccctctcccaccctccctccccttccctccccctccctccccctccctctcccaccctccctcccttccttccttccagcacTATTTAGAGGCATCTATCATGTGCTAGATGACACTGGATTAAGAACTAGAAGgtgaattgaaaaaaagaataagatctCTCCAGCTCTAAGTCACTGTAACCTCTTTGATATTCAAGGACTTAAAGGATTCAATTAATCAAGACAAACCATAGCAGGGATTATCATGAGCCCTAAACTTCACACAAATGTAAAACACACTCATTAATATCTCTAAGGCCAAAGTCACTACACATTTGGTCTTAGcagacaaaagcaaaataaaacaggagCAAGGTTTTTCATCATAAATTATGCATAACCCGATACTACATCAAGTAAGAACTCCAGTAAATAAGCAGTCTCTTTTatctacagacaagcaagagaCAAGTTGTTATGTTGTTCTTCAGCTGTGTGATGGCTCTGGCCTGCCCCGTGTCTAGCAATTATTCACAAGCACCGAAGGCAGGAAAGGTGTATTCCTGCCAGAATCTGACAGTCGCATTATTTGTGTTAGATACAAACATGACTCAAAATTGAAAGCTAAAAAGAGCCCTTAATCTTTTAAGAAATTCATATTTCATTGAACTAACTGTATTTGTCATGTTTAGTAAAGAGATGGGGTAGGGGGGATGATTAACCTTCAAATCCTAATTTCATAATGACACACAAGGCCAGCAGTCAAACATGATAgggaaaaataaactaataaaaacacaaaaaatacgAGGACACTGCCTTGCTCTTAAGCACATCCTCTGACTAAGCCTGAGTGCATGGAGAAGAAGGGGGCTCTAGGGAAGGTCTGATTCCGAAACCCCACAGCACTCAGGCCAGGACTGAGAAGTCAGCTAGAGGCTAATACACGCTGGTCCTTGGAGGGGCATATGCCTTTCTCTAACTACCTGGAGGCTTAGTCCTAGGTTGGCAGAGCCCAAGGAATTCTCCTCCCCCCACTCAGCCTCCCCAGGACCTGTGACCCACCTGCCATAGGGTGCCTTCCTCCCGACCTCCCCTGGGTTCCATCCAGAGCTTCCTCAGATTCCTTCCCCACCTACAGAACCTCACTACCTTTGCCTCCAGAAAGTAGCTATGTGATATCATCTGTGACATGTGTACACGACTGTGTTTACTAGTATCTGACATCACCTGGTCTAATGTCTGTAAACACACCCCTATTACTCCcctatttattctatttctgtttctaataAATAACATCACTACTGAAATACAGCTTCTTTACTAAAACAGCTATTACTGCATTCATTTCAATCCCTGAATTGAGGTCAAAAGTAAACCTGTAAAGTAAAGCACAAGCTACAGGGTGAATGAAGGAcggaaagaaagaagacacactTAGCAGTAATGGAGTATCAGTATTTTTAGCTGCCCCACTGCCACCCAAAGGATCAACACAGAGGCTCTTAAAAgggtattttgtttcttaaaatgaaataaaatgttaagcaGGTTCATCATCAAAACTTGGGACACATAAGAGTGGAAACCCTGTTATAATGTGAGAGTGTCCTTTTCAGTGTTTTAGTTACAAGACATACAGCAGGTAATTAACTGCAGTGTTTGAGCTCCCAGCCAACCACATGTTTCTACTTTATATCTGGGCCAGTACTGATCTGTGTCATCACTCCCCAGCACTTGCCTTTTTCAGGACACTGTCCAGAGTCTCTGGTCTACTGATGTCAAAGCAAATCAGCACGGCATCTGAATCTGGGTAAGAGAGGGGCCGGACGTTGTCATAGTAAGGAGAACctgagaagaaacaaagaaacacaagttTTCAGATGAATATCCCCTTTGCCTGTCATGCATGAACTCTGCCCTTTTGAATTGAATCCTTGGATTGTCACATGGCTCCCATCTCCTCTAGTTCttggaaaagaaagcaaacaaaagccGAGTAGTACTATATTCATTTCTACTAGAAGACAAGGAAACCTCATTTGTATCTGACTTAAATtcgaggggaggagccaggatctTATGTTGAAATCTGCACAGTTCAAAGAGTAGAGCCCAAAGGCACCTAGGTGAAGGGCAGAAGCATCTGGAACCAGATGGTCTGGAGTGCAAATCCACCTCCACCACTGCAAGACGGGGGCAGGTGGCTTCAGGTCTCTGTGCCTCCGATTCTTCACTCATGAAAGGAAGATAACAACAGTACCTACCTGGGATTCAATAAACCTGGGCAGTGCCTGTCACTTAGTAACGGATCAAGAAGTCTTAACTAAGGCTATGGCTGTGCTATTGCTATCGAAAGCTGAGTGGTAGCAAG
This Balaenoptera musculus isolate JJ_BM4_2016_0621 chromosome 7, mBalMus1.pri.v3, whole genome shotgun sequence DNA region includes the following protein-coding sequences:
- the RND3 gene encoding rho-related GTP-binding protein RhoE isoform X1, whose protein sequence is MKERRASQKLSSKSIMDPNQNVKCKIVVVGDSQCGKTALLHVFAKDCFPENYVPTVFENYTASFEIDTQRIELSLWDTSGSPYYDNVRPLSYPDSDAVLICFDISRPETLDSVLKKWKGEIQEFCPNTKMLLVGCKSDLRTDVSTLVELSNHRQTPVSYDQGANMAKQIGAATYIECSALQSENSVRDIFHVATLACVNKTNKNVKRNKSQRATKRISHMPSRPELSAVATDLRKDKAKSCTVM
- the RND3 gene encoding rho-related GTP-binding protein RhoE isoform X2, coding for MKERRASQKLSSKSIMDPNQNVKCKIVVVGDSQCGKTALLHVFAKDCFPENYVPTVFENYTASFEIDTQRIELSLWDTSGSPYYDNVRPLSYPDSDAVLICFDISRPETLDSVLKKGANMAKQIGAATYIECSALQSENSVRDIFHVATLACVNKTNKNVKRNKSQRATKRISHMPSRPELSAVATDLRKDKAKSCTVM